Proteins from a genomic interval of Candidatus Sericytochromatia bacterium:
- a CDS encoding ATP-dependent DNA helicase RecQ: MTSFELPPEAEQVLGSHFGLDAFREGQREVIAALLAGHSALAVMPTGRGKSLCYQLPALMLPGLTLVVSPLIALMKDQVDALRARGIAATYINSTLDRDLQTERLEGLRRGAYRIVYVAPERFRQTAFVDALREVEVSLFAVDEAHCLSQWGHDFRPDYLKLRAALAHCGQPLVLATTATATPEVREDIVKQLGLRDPHVVVSGFDRPNLRYVVRHTPSDEAKLEKLLEVLHHVQGPGIVYAATRKHVEMVSEHLCAQGLAAVAYHAGLDDDARAQAQDAFMADAARLVVATNAFGMGIDKPDVRLVVHYDLPGTLEAYYQEAGRAGRDGRPAYCVLLFSPADRYLQEFFIEGACPSLAIVEGVYRVLRDRDEPLIFLSHEAINRLLPIRAHDMAIGTALTWLERAGLIERQARGTAVSEIQVLRPGLPASRSLVQQRVLAALLAKPGHASGLSLDLATFSRELDETREALHHALLALRQKGVIAYQPSARTRGIRLVERVERPLSRLDASYIVSKQQREMERLERVVAFAYATRCRRNVILEYFGETIRGACGRCDACSGKLDANMQAADGSPSSRSRGPVSRRRELAEGHAEVGDLYHLLSGLRSQLATEHAVEHYKIFTNETLRELAQASPVSLEAMLTVRGIGPEKLARYGNAFLGTILAYRRQQAESGRALSATPR; this comes from the coding sequence ATGACGTCGTTCGAACTCCCCCCTGAAGCCGAGCAGGTGCTGGGCTCCCATTTCGGACTGGACGCCTTTCGCGAGGGCCAGCGAGAGGTGATTGCCGCCTTGTTGGCCGGGCATTCCGCGCTGGCGGTGATGCCCACCGGGCGGGGCAAGTCCCTCTGTTATCAACTGCCAGCCCTGATGCTTCCAGGCCTGACCTTGGTGGTTTCGCCGCTGATCGCCTTGATGAAGGATCAGGTCGACGCGCTGCGAGCACGCGGCATCGCCGCGACCTACATCAACAGCACGCTGGACCGCGATTTGCAGACTGAACGCCTGGAGGGACTTCGCCGCGGCGCATATCGGATTGTCTACGTCGCGCCCGAGCGCTTTCGCCAGACGGCCTTTGTGGACGCCTTGCGCGAGGTCGAGGTTTCTCTGTTCGCGGTCGATGAAGCTCACTGCCTGTCGCAGTGGGGACATGACTTCAGGCCAGATTACCTGAAGTTGCGCGCGGCCCTGGCGCACTGTGGCCAGCCCCTGGTGCTTGCCACGACCGCCACCGCCACTCCTGAAGTCCGTGAGGACATCGTGAAGCAGCTGGGCCTGCGGGACCCTCACGTCGTCGTGTCCGGTTTCGACCGTCCCAACCTGCGCTATGTGGTTCGCCACACGCCCTCGGACGAGGCCAAGCTGGAAAAGCTGCTGGAGGTCCTTCACCACGTTCAAGGCCCGGGTATCGTGTATGCAGCCACGCGCAAACACGTCGAAATGGTGTCCGAGCACCTGTGTGCCCAAGGCCTCGCGGCCGTGGCTTATCACGCCGGCCTGGATGATGACGCTCGGGCTCAGGCCCAGGACGCCTTCATGGCGGACGCGGCCCGTCTCGTGGTGGCGACCAATGCCTTCGGCATGGGCATCGACAAGCCCGATGTGCGACTGGTGGTTCACTACGACCTGCCCGGCACCCTCGAAGCTTATTACCAGGAGGCGGGGCGCGCCGGACGCGATGGGCGGCCCGCCTATTGCGTCTTGCTCTTCAGTCCGGCGGACCGTTACTTGCAGGAGTTCTTTATCGAAGGGGCCTGCCCGAGCCTGGCGATCGTCGAGGGGGTCTATCGTGTGCTGCGCGATCGCGACGAGCCCTTGATCTTCCTGAGCCATGAAGCCATCAATCGGCTGCTGCCCATCCGGGCCCACGACATGGCGATCGGCACGGCCCTGACGTGGCTGGAGCGGGCGGGCTTGATCGAACGCCAGGCTCGAGGGACGGCCGTTTCGGAAATACAGGTGCTGCGACCTGGCTTGCCGGCCTCTCGCAGCCTGGTACAGCAACGCGTCCTGGCAGCCCTGCTGGCGAAACCGGGCCACGCCAGCGGCCTGTCGCTTGACCTGGCGACCTTCTCCCGGGAGCTGGATGAAACCCGCGAAGCGCTTCATCACGCCCTCCTGGCATTGCGTCAGAAGGGCGTGATCGCGTATCAACCCTCGGCACGCACGCGGGGCATTCGGCTCGTGGAACGCGTGGAACGTCCCCTGTCTCGGCTGGACGCCTCCTACATCGTCTCCAAGCAACAACGGGAGATGGAGCGTCTGGAACGCGTGGTGGCATTCGCCTACGCCACGCGTTGTCGGCGCAATGTCATCCTGGAATATTTTGGCGAGACCATTCGGGGCGCGTGTGGCCGTTGCGATGCCTGTTCGGGCAAACTGGACGCCAACATGCAGGCAGCCGATGGCTCGCCGTCCTCGCGCTCGCGTGGCCCGGTGTCACGTCGACGCGAGCTGGCGGAGGGCCACGCGGAGGTGGGGGATCTGTATCACCTGCTATCCGGCCTGCGTTCCCAGCTGGCCACAGAGCACGCCGTCGAGCATTACAAAATCTTCACGAACGAGACCCTGCGGGAGCTCGCCCAGGCTTCGCCGGTGTCGCTTGAGGCCATGCTCACCGTGAGGGGTATTGGTCCCGAGAAGCTCGCGCGTTACGGGAACGCCTTTCTCGGCACGATCCTGGCTTACCGACGCCAGCAAGCTGAATCGGGGCGTGCGCTCAGCGCAACACCGCGCTGA